The DNA region atatatatatatatatatatagtgaatagACTTATTTTTGAAGAGCGTAGAATCATTCTTCTTCACTTTATTAATTATTCTAGTAAGAAATTAATATGTATATCAGTAAGGTCTCCAGGATGCTTGCAAAATTCCATCCTGAAATTTAGGGCTAGTCGTGGAATTTCCACCCCAGGACCACTTCCAAATGCAGCCCCACCTAGAGCCTGTGAGGAACTGCAGGCTTTTGGCACTGAACATCATATTTCAGTTTGGCTGACTTCTCTTATTGGGACAAATCTGGGTGAATCGAGGACACTGAGAGAAATAATAGGGCTGAAGGAATGAGAAAGACTGTTTGAGAAAAGACAGTGGGTGGAGGTGTATCATTGTATTTCTCTTTACTTTCATTCAGTCATGACTGTACAGTGTGATGACTTAAAGAATGAGAAAAATTAGAAGGAAAGTTTGTGTATTCAGGTGTGTAAACCCCTTGCACAACTTTCAGAGGTATTTTGCTTCTGAGGAACTGACATGGCCCAACCTGTCTGTCCTATTGCTTCATTGAACTGACTGGAAAATGGAGTATCAGCAATAACAAAGAATCTCTGTGTGTACCCCAGTGAAAACGATTTACTAAATAGGTCGCTCTGTTTAGCTGTTGACAAAACCTCACCACAATATTAACTAAACCCTTTGAAGTTTTAAAATCCTATGCTTATGGAGTGAGTGGGAAGTATGTGAAGAAGCAGCCTTCAGATTGAATGTCTGAATGAAGAAAAGGGAACAGAGAGCTTCAGCAACAGCGCTCCACCTACCTGCTTATTAGCATGCATGACTCACGTCATTcagtgcgtgtctgtgtgtgaagaATGTGTCAGTGTCACCACACGACAGTACAGAGTTATAAGTTTGAGCCGTGCACATGTACAATTTTCTCAGTTAAGATTTCTGAAAAGAACAAAGACGAGAGGAGTTTCTTGTAAGTGTTGGTTATtgtctttttattgttttctcttTAGTGGTGTTTTTCACTGTATTAATTGCTATTTGATGGCTCTTCTAGTTAAACTCTGTTTTACCTCTTGCTTTGGGGTATTAAAGGgatttgtgtatgtgtacagtGGATGGATTATGACTCATGATAGCTTTCTCGTATTCAAACTACATCTAAGACATCGTTGTGAAATTAAAGCTGTTTTCTTTAATGAAGatgaaaatgtttgtgtttttgtaactGATTTATTGTGTAGTTTATTCATCTTTATGATGAGAGAATCTCTTATATTTTACTTCTATTTTAgttttcagtattttttattttttttccttaaagtAGGATTTGATTTAACTCTGTCCTTTTTCCACAGACTTCTGGGAATCTGATTTGTGCGCTGCTGGTACAGCTCAAGACAACACACAACTGAAAGTGAAGGAAGGGTCACAGGAGACACTCTGCAGAGACAAGGTACCATCCATCCTGCGCACCCGGAGTCCATCCCAGCTGGAGTGCACCCAATCAAACGGGGCATTGTGCTTTATCAACCCACTCTTTCAACAGACACACCTCTCTGATACGCCACAAACATTGGCAGCCTCTGGTGACAAGTCTCAAAtcagcagtagcagcagcaacagcattCTTCGCCGACCTGCTTTCAAAGCACATACCAGCAAGAGCAGCTTTACCAGAGCAAAGAACGCATCCCGTTCCCCACCTCCACGTCCCCCACCACCCCGAAACGTCCCACAAAGACCTCTACGCAAACAAAGCAGCATGCCCAGCACAGCCGTGAGCTGGATCAAAACACCTCAAGAGAAGAGTGGTCTACTGGGACGCCTTGGTTCCTCTTTCAGTTCCTTCTCGCCTTCGTCTTCCCCACCCAAGAAGATTAGCGCTCCCATCCCCACTCCTTTGTCTCGCACCAAAAGAACACCGAAACAGCCTGATGCAGAGATCCACCGCTGCCACCTGGCATTGGAGGACCAGACTATTGAGGAAGCGGTGTCACTAAGCCTTGCTAAAATTTCTTCCAGGAACCCTTCATTGGAGGACGGCAGTGGCAGCCCCGCAGGACGGGAGCGCCTCAGTGACTTAAGCATTTCTTCCACCTCCTCTGACTCCCTGGACTTCAACCATAGCTTCTCGCTCCCAGGTGCTACCACAAGCCCCTCCAGAGTCACTGGACGGGCAGCGGGGGACAGCagtctggaggaggaggaagaggaggaggaggaggaagattaTGGAGTGAGTGTTGAGAGTGACCAAGATATCAACATGGAGCCACCATTCAAATCCAAGAAGCGGCACAGCGCTGGCGCCTTTGTGCTGCGACGGGCGCTGAAGGGCCACCTGCGCAAAGTCAGCGGTGTCTTCAACTCCCTCATGACCCCCGAGAAGAGGGCTATCCGGAGAATCACAGAGCAGTCGCGGGACAAAAGCACATACTTTGGCTGCCTGGTGCAGGATTACTTGAGCTTCCTGCAAGAGAACCGTGGCTGCCATACCTCAGGCCTTGACTTGTTGCAGACTCTCAGGCAATTCATGACACAGATGAAGTCCTACCTGCTGCAAAGCTCTGAGCTCGACCCTCCAATAGAGTCCCTTATCCCTGAGGACCAGATCGGTAAGAGCACTTTGTATTCGTACAAGTAAAAGCTGCACTCAGTTTTGTTTCTGCACCTTCCATCCAGTTAAACCAGTTTCCTCCAAGTATTTCATCTTTATGCTCAATCTTACAGGGAACTACAAAAGCAGTATTTCATTaaggctttaaaatatctgttgatatgatttaaaaatgttgacactaatttatttactttacatTTCTTTCTTATGCACTTGTGCTCTCTATTAATAGTACACTTTACTGCTTATTGCTTTGAGGTAGCTTCCACCATCTCCTGCCTGTGATGTAAATTATGATAGATCTACTCTGTGTTTGTAAAAATCAGATTATCTAAGCAGCTGGTCTAATTTGTGTCTAGATAAATGTAgataaatgtattgttttatttatggcGTGGAAACTACTGTCTGGATGAAATTGCTACCAAAACAATGGACTGAGATCAACACAAGCTTATTAggaatgaaaaataaaccatGGCCACCGTCATATAATTCGGCTGCAGCAGCTGGGCAAAATTCATCTGTTTGGAATGTGTCTATTAACTGGTGTCGGATTTCTCATCCCGCAGTCACCCTGAGCTCCTCTGCAGTAGAATCCCTGTAGAATTGTGTGTTATTCTTGATCCAAGCTTTGATCGTGCTGTGTTACTGAGACCGAACACACAAAAGCCGTAAAGGCCTAGTGGTGAAGAACTCTTTTGTATGATCTTGCTGCACCCTTCAGTGACAATGTGTGCAAACAGAAGCTCTGAACAATGATGTGTAGAACTGAGGACTGTTCATTAATGCCTGTGTGGGTGCGGTAGTTCATGAGCTCTTGGAAAACTTTTTACAATCCAGGAATTGTTTTTGATTAAGCTTGTTTTGGTTCTTTGGGAACTCTGCATAATCCAGCCTTTTTTTCTCAGCATGTAAACACTGCTCAGATGTCTGCTCTAAGCTCTGATGAATGGATTTCTCTCCAGATGTTCCTGTGCTGGACTTTAGCCAAGTGGGCCAGTTTCTCCTGAGCTGTTTACTCTCATCCAATCCCAGCCAGGGCTTTTGAGGCAGCCCCTCTCTCTTGTTGATGCCGAATAGTGAGAGAGTGGGTGGAAGTAAGAAAAGAATGTTGCAAGAGAGGGAAAATGAACACTTGTTTTCTGTTTGGCCCCACTGCActcaccccccctccccctccccttcaTTAGCACGACATAAACTTGTGTGTTTTCCAAAGTTAACCCACAGTAAGCATTGGAGTTTTATTATCAGGAAAGTCATTTACTGGATAACGACACCCTTTCAGTGATGAGTCTTGACCTGTCGACACTTCTGATAAAGATGTCTCATCCTTCTGAGGTCTATTTTTAAGTTGGAAGAAGTGGTCATACATCCCTGCTATTTTAAGTCCCTCCTAGCTGATAACAGAGGGAATATATTTCTACTCTCTAATCATTGTTTTGGTTATTTCCAAAATGTAGAACTAGGAATAGTGTATAAAGCTGTGACCACTTTTAAAAGAATTATGTTGAATAGATTTAAGGTATTTTTCAGGGAACTGAAAAAGTGGGAATACAACGTAGGGGATTTTTCtgcactctgtctgtctgtgacaTCATTTGTGGCCACATCTCACTGAGAGGACATGCTGTAAGTtgaagtgtgttttctgtgtgggAAGCGTCCGTGGATTCACTTCTCTTCTCTATAAGCCTGTGGCTTGTTTTCCTTGTCCtgactgtggagctgtgttgGAAGGAGGGGTGGTGTTGTGGGGAAAAGGATGTTTGCATGTCGTTGAAGATGGCCTTCGAGGCTGAGCTTGGCCTTGACTGATGGCTCCTCCTACTTTGTGTTCTTTTCTGGTGAACCCTGGCTCCGCTTTGTCTCCTGGATATTGGTCACTGTCCTGTTACCACAAAAGACCTAGATCTACTCTGAACTTGTTGGTAATAAAGTGTGCAATTGATCGTGTCGATCTGTAGATTTTTGTAAACACAAATGTCCTATCCCGACCTGTTTGAGGGGTTTGTTAAAGCTCTGGTTGTAGATGGGCCTCATGGGATGGCCCCCCTGCCACAGGCCACTCTCTTAAATCTTGGGGCTTGTGAGTGTACAGTTTTACAGCACATAACTTGGTTGAGTAAAGCTGCAGCCTGGTTCTGTGGAAACAGCATTAAATACAGACTTTTTCAGTTATGTCCTAAGGCAGACTATACGTATTTGCAAATATGTTGATGACATTGTCTGCTTTTCATCTCTAGAACCAGTCCAACATGCTCCTTCTGCAAAGCTTTGTTACATCATGCGTGCAGTAATGCTTTCCTGGCACTTAAATTACTTTGGAAAACATGCAGTTTCAGATTTGACAGATAATGTCCCACCTTGATGTTGTCTAGAAGCATGCACGTCTTTGATTCTAGGAAATGctgttatgtttttgtgtgtaatgtgtcATATCCAGCTTTTGGGAACCACTCAGCTATAGCAGGCCAAATGAACCAACACTATAGTATTCTGTGGTTTTATTACTGGACTGTGGTATCTATTACTAAGTTATTGCTCTTTGTTCTCTGAAGCAGTTTTCGTTCATCagaatttcagttttattagttgaacaTTCCCCAGAAATGAACCCAGTGGCATAAAGGATTTACCATCTTTTGGCATCTTGTGCTTTTTAGTGAATGTAAGTTTTACAGCAGCTTGATTTAAAGGCAGATGGCAGTAATAAATACTTTTTGTGAGGTAATgctctgtatgtgtttatttgtacTTCAATtaccaatattttaaaatactttttctttatgtacttgtttttattttaatgcagtaTCTGATACTTATTAGCTGATCTTGGCCTGCTTTGGAAAGACATTCACGTATTACATCAGTTGCTTTTGCACACAGGGAGGAGACTGAGAGCAAAGCACCATTCCCTTGGAGCTCACGTGTTTGATGACAGACAATTTAAGAAGAAAACATCACTTCCCTTAGTTGATACTTGTGCTGACGAGAGCAGATTTTTCTACACAGTCAACATTTTTCACCAAACGAGTGAACAACAGAGTTACACATTAATTTCTGCTACAGGGCCATATGACTTTTATTTTCAGCACTCAGACTCCCTCACCATTTTACACCTGATGTTGCAGTTTAGTCATGAGCTCAGAACCAGGTGTACACAAGAAGTGTCACAAGGTACAGACTGTTTATTGGAATCATTTGAGTTGAATACCTGGTCTGAGATTTACATGTACTTTGTAACTTTCCTGAATACTAAGTGTTTTGGAGAACGAAGTGTGGAAATATTAAGAGCAGGTATTCCCCTTTGTGAAGAGGAAATGGAAATATTGTCTCTGTGGGAGATCTGAGCCTGGTTactccattctctcagtcatTTCTGTCTGTAAATCTTCTAAATACAGGTCTTAGAGTCATATCAATGTTGTGAAAAAATCTCAGAAGTGTTGTTGCCAGACCGCCTACCGGACTGACCTAAAAGAGGCATTTTCGCTTTCGAccgactgactcctaatgttgaaacagaCATGCGTgggtaggaactgttagttcagccgtatttcacagagagaactcaagGTGGCACTgttacaccgtctgttgttagtttagccatattttacatttcagttCCCAAAATTAATTTGGAACCATTTGGCGCATTTCCACCGACAAACTGGTTCGTGAACcagaaaaaatattttccagctggaaccaaagaccagtaggttcttcagtgcaaaccatggctgaataataagaaataagacaggaacaagctctgtttgtgtgtgtttctggggctgtgtttgatgttggtgtttctgtacaacacaatcacataataaaaaccacatgtaaacaaagttattgatatgaagcaccaaagcttctccagacatTATAATGACAatggtatgtattttgggcgttcctgaaatgccagaaacacctctgtgacaatggctatatggctaatggcagtccgGTAAAACTAGACTTGCTTAgcttctctttgctcttgttttatgTAAATTTACACTGCATACACATAAGGAATGGAACTTATTCATTCCACTGGCTAATTACTCATTCTCTCCATGTGTGGGATTATGTGATTTGTATGTGATTATGTGATTCTGTTTACCTTTACttgatttctctctctattgctGTTGAAATCTTCATGTTCTGGCCAACTCATACCAATTCCTCCTTTCCTTCATTAGATCAGGTGCTGGAGAAGGCTATGCATAAATGTATTCTGAAGCCTCTAAAGCCCGTGGTGGAAGCAGCCCTGCAAGACTTCCAGGTTAGCAGTGGTGCATGGCAGCAGCTAAAGGAGAATCTGGCCTTGGCCAAAACAAAGAAGCCAACAGAGATGGGTGTGGATGGGGCATTTCCACCAGACCCTGTGGCGATAGAGAAGATCCGCCACAAGTTCCACAACATGATCAAGATGTACTCCCCTGAGAAGAAAGTATCACTTCTACTGCGAGTCTGCAAGCTCATTTACACTATCATGGAAGACAATTCAGGTATGGAAAATtcctgtagttttttttttttttagggcacacacacataaacaaacgtTTTTCTGTGTGCCACAACCAAGAAGAATTTAGGAGCTGTTATCATTTAGTGTACTAGAGTATTGTGAGATATTGATTTTGACCTGTTCTTGTGACATTAGGGAGAATGTATGGGGCAGATGACTTCTTACCCATGCTGACCTATGTGCTGGCGCAGTGTGATATGCCTCAACTGGACACAGAAATTCAGTACATGATGGAGCTTCTAGATCCCACACTGTTGCATGGAGAAGGTATTTTGGAATATACTTTTTTTCCCACCTTTAGCTTAACATCATTATTGATCAATACACGTGTCGATAAATCAAATCCGTTACATAACAAGTGCTGgaaatttgtatttttgctgAGGTTTTGTATGTGATGCTCTAACAGCTCTGGTCTCTTCTGTGTCTGCAGGTGGATACTACTTGACAAGTGCCTATGGAGCTATGTCTCTCATTAAAAACTTCCAGGAGGAGCAGGCAGCACGGGTGCTGAGCTCAGAAACTCGAAATACACTGCACCAGTGGCACCGCAGACGCACAGCCCAGCGCACCACACCATCTGTGGATGACTTCCAGGTGAGTAACTTGCTGTGTGTCAAATACGCCTTATTCTTTTTGCTCTGGTCAGTTTCACATTTCGTTAAACCAGGTGAACAAGACCTCATTTTAAatattccagtgtgtgtgtgaatcccATAATAACCATGAGCTGTATCTCATGGCTTAACCAAAATGATACCTGAACAGCTTGCTGTTTCTGCATTCATCTGGCTCTTCTATTGTACATCGTTTAAGCATAAGTGCTGTTGACAAAGCTTTAGTAGATTCCTCTATTTCCTCTTTCCACATAGAACACTGTGTCCTTTGCCACGATTGTTGTTGGTCTGGTTGTTCCCTGAGATTGccctctcacactctcattGGCTATTGctcattgtttgtttataacacaTGCCATACACTGCTCACTCTGTGTAACTTTAGAACTAGAAAATTTTATGCCATCTGAGATGGTATGGGTAGATAGTTTCTATGAACATTGTCTGAACTCTGTCTGAGTGTTGAATACAAGAGTAGTGTGTAACACTGCTGCTCTCTGTATTATAAAGTCAGTCATTAGTAtatttatgttgtatttttatgtataacCACTACCACATTGTTACTATTCAAAATTATTGTTTATAAAACATGTGGGTTTCAAATTGGAACGTCTTGTTTGGACTTGTATTAAACCACCTAAACCATGTAGTATGCCATGTAATACTTAGAACACTATCTTTATATTGCAATAACTCGCGGATGTTTAATGGAAGCCTTAATGATTTTTTCTGGTTGTATGTGTAGAGCTTCCTAAGAGTGGCGCTGCAGGAACCAGGCAGCGGATGCACAGCCAAAACCCTGCAGGTGCAACCATACACATCCACAGAGGAGGTGTGTCGGTTATGTGCTGGGAAATTTAAAGTCTCTGACCCGGACAACCATGCCCTGTTCCTGCTGACAGAGGAGACCACACAGCAGCTGGcaccagacacacacccacagaagATCAAAGCAGAGCTGCACAGTCGCCCCCAAGTACAGCCTTTTTACTTCGTCTATCGGCGCATCCAAAACCTCAACCTCACTCTCCCTGCAGATGAACTCAATGGCAACTCTTTGCTTAACTGTGCCTGATGCCTCTGGAGCCTTTAGGTCATGTCCTGCCTCTCCAACCTTATATCTGCCTGTCCTTCCGTAGCAGTAAacagttactgttttggagattgTCTCTGAAGGAAATGGAAACTGTCACTGGGTTGGGAGGAAAGAGGGAAGGAAGGATGTGTCTGACAGATGCAGCAATTTCTTCTGTCCTTTGTCCTGACTATTTCTAAATCTTTTTAGGAAGTGGCACGGGACCTTGACATGTGAGGGTAGCCTTATTTATGTACAATTTTGGTGGTGTTCTTTAAAGTTTACCCGTGTGGTACAGTGTATTCAAGGTATTTTCAGACCTATTTAATATAACCTTGTCAGGCTATGTCATCTGGGCATTGCACTTTCCATACTGCAAGAAGTTTCTATCACATTTAGAAGTGCCTTGGAGCTATTGCGAGGCATATTGCAATGCTTTATACGACTGCTCTTTCATGAAGAGCAAGACATGCTGTGCATATTTTAAATGGCCTGTTAATACTCAGTCATAGGTAATGCCTTGGGGATGCTGTTTACCTCACTATCTGAGCAAGCTCAGTAACGTAAGCAGTTCTTTTACCGTGGACATACATAACTGTATATCCATATCAAAACTCCAGCTTAATATTTGTATGTAGTTACAATGTAGTTCATA from Hoplias malabaricus isolate fHopMal1 chromosome 8, fHopMal1.hap1, whole genome shotgun sequence includes:
- the rin2a gene encoding ras and Rab interactor 2, whose protein sequence is MAADALVQPCQMDRSGSFFKLIDTFSIEISELKQEMVQTAREPDTKLLQGLEGEVSGLFLQSSVCTGAVGVRDSGYDSLRRRMSILDRLTHTHSVWLLLSLSDEDAKHILQSQPPGTFLVRRSSRLQKKVISLRMDNDSAPVTVRDFPVKESQYTFSLEGSGISFADLFRLVAFCCISRDVLPFTLKLPEAISAAKTLSDLEEVAKLGLDFWESDLCAAGTAQDNTQLKVKEGSQETLCRDKVPSILRTRSPSQLECTQSNGALCFINPLFQQTHLSDTPQTLAASGDKSQISSSSSNSILRRPAFKAHTSKSSFTRAKNASRSPPPRPPPPRNVPQRPLRKQSSMPSTAVSWIKTPQEKSGLLGRLGSSFSSFSPSSSPPKKISAPIPTPLSRTKRTPKQPDAEIHRCHLALEDQTIEEAVSLSLAKISSRNPSLEDGSGSPAGRERLSDLSISSTSSDSLDFNHSFSLPGATTSPSRVTGRAAGDSSLEEEEEEEEEEDYGVSVESDQDINMEPPFKSKKRHSAGAFVLRRALKGHLRKVSGVFNSLMTPEKRAIRRITEQSRDKSTYFGCLVQDYLSFLQENRGCHTSGLDLLQTLRQFMTQMKSYLLQSSELDPPIESLIPEDQIDQVLEKAMHKCILKPLKPVVEAALQDFQVSSGAWQQLKENLALAKTKKPTEMGVDGAFPPDPVAIEKIRHKFHNMIKMYSPEKKVSLLLRVCKLIYTIMEDNSGRMYGADDFLPMLTYVLAQCDMPQLDTEIQYMMELLDPTLLHGEGGYYLTSAYGAMSLIKNFQEEQAARVLSSETRNTLHQWHRRRTAQRTTPSVDDFQSFLRVALQEPGSGCTAKTLQVQPYTSTEEVCRLCAGKFKVSDPDNHALFLLTEETTQQLAPDTHPQKIKAELHSRPQVQPFYFVYRRIQNLNLTLPADELNGNSLLNCA